In one window of Nesterenkonia sandarakina DNA:
- a CDS encoding LysM peptidoglycan-binding domain-containing protein, producing the protein MSTAQLGFAPADSAPASGVHLTRRGRFLLLGLPVLAALTMALLGALILAASWMNQAQASSSEAPGVEAQVVTVGAGDTLWSVAASVESDERPQVLIGQIAELNDLSGSELTPGQELFVPVD; encoded by the coding sequence ATGAGTACAGCACAGCTTGGATTCGCACCCGCCGACTCTGCTCCTGCCTCGGGCGTGCACCTGACCCGTCGCGGTCGCTTCCTCCTGTTGGGCCTTCCTGTCCTGGCCGCCCTGACGATGGCGCTCCTCGGGGCGCTGATCCTGGCAGCCTCATGGATGAACCAGGCGCAGGCCTCCTCGAGTGAGGCCCCCGGCGTGGAGGCCCAGGTGGTCACCGTTGGAGCGGGGGACACGCTCTGGAGCGTGGCGGCCTCCGTGGAGTCAGACGAACGCCCCCAGGTCCTCATCGGACAGATCGCTGAGCTCAACGACCTCAGCGGCTCCGAGCTCACCCCCGGCCAGGAGCTTTTCGTCCCGGTGGACTGA
- a CDS encoding histidinol-phosphate transaminase: MTSSRSRNLSRLPLREELQGQEPYGAPQLSVKAMLNVNETTYDVPADVVDAIGKEVRAAAAHLNRYPDREFSALRDKLAEYLNRDLASEAQPAELTAEHIWAANGSNEIMQHILQAFAGPGRSVLAFPPTYSMYPLYARGTYSEYIAGTRAADFTQTPEDVAAQIREHRPNVVILCSPNNPTGTALSLETVEAAYAAAEESQTMVVVDEAYGEFRQSGTGSALALLPGRAKLIVSRTMSKAFALAGGRLGYLAAAPEVTDAMRLVRLPYHLSAVTQATAVAALDHSATLMANVERIKEQRDRIVSSLKQMGLHPAPSDANFVFFGGLADEKAAWRHLLDDGILIRDVGIPGHLRVTAGTAEETSDFLASLRRFITSTTA, encoded by the coding sequence GTGACTTCATCTCGCTCCCGGAACCTGTCCCGTCTGCCGCTGCGCGAGGAGCTCCAGGGTCAAGAACCCTACGGTGCGCCGCAGCTGAGCGTGAAGGCGATGCTCAACGTCAACGAGACCACCTACGACGTCCCCGCCGACGTCGTGGACGCGATCGGCAAAGAGGTTCGCGCCGCGGCCGCCCATCTCAACCGCTACCCGGACCGGGAATTCTCGGCTCTGCGGGACAAGCTGGCCGAGTACCTCAACCGAGATCTCGCCTCAGAAGCCCAGCCTGCTGAGCTGACGGCCGAGCACATCTGGGCCGCCAATGGCTCCAACGAGATCATGCAGCACATCCTGCAGGCCTTCGCCGGTCCCGGCCGCTCGGTGCTGGCCTTCCCGCCCACGTACTCCATGTACCCGCTCTATGCGCGCGGCACCTACAGCGAGTACATCGCGGGCACCCGCGCTGCAGACTTCACGCAGACCCCCGAGGATGTCGCCGCGCAGATCCGGGAGCACCGCCCGAACGTGGTGATCCTGTGTTCTCCGAACAACCCCACCGGCACGGCGCTCTCCCTGGAGACCGTGGAAGCGGCCTACGCTGCGGCTGAGGAGTCACAGACCATGGTGGTCGTGGACGAGGCCTACGGCGAGTTCCGCCAGTCCGGCACCGGGTCGGCGCTGGCTCTGCTGCCCGGGCGGGCGAAGCTGATCGTCTCGCGCACCATGAGCAAGGCCTTCGCGCTGGCGGGGGGTCGACTGGGGTACCTGGCCGCCGCCCCTGAGGTCACCGACGCCATGCGACTGGTCCGGCTGCCCTATCACCTCTCCGCGGTGACGCAGGCGACCGCCGTCGCTGCCCTGGACCACTCGGCCACGCTGATGGCCAACGTGGAACGGATCAAGGAACAGCGCGACCGGATCGTGAGCAGTCTGAAACAGATGGGGCTGCACCCGGCGCCCTCGGATGCGAACTTCGTCTTCTTCGGAGGGCTCGCCGACGAGAAGGCCGCCTGGCGGCACCTCCTGGACGACGGCATCCTGATCCGCGACGTCGGCATCCCCGGGCACCTGCGCGTCACGGCAGGCACCGCGGAGGAGACCTCTGACTTCCTGGCCTCGTTGCGGCGATTCATCACCAGCACCACCGCGTAG
- the hisB gene encoding imidazoleglycerol-phosphate dehydratase HisB: MGAELISGRIAQMERVTSESSVKVRMDLDGTGTSNISTGVPFYDHMLTALSRHSLIDLDVEASGDTHIDVHHTVEDTAIVLGEVLRVALGDKRGIRRFGNATIPLDEALAQAVVDVSGRPYLVHSGEPEGQQYHLIGGHFTGSMTRHVFEAITYHSGICLHMTLLGGRDPHHIVEAQFKAFARALREAVESDPRTDEIPSTKGAL; this comes from the coding sequence ATGGGAGCAGAATTGATCTCTGGGCGCATCGCCCAGATGGAACGTGTCACCAGCGAGTCCAGCGTCAAGGTCCGGATGGACCTCGATGGGACCGGCACCTCGAACATCAGCACCGGCGTGCCGTTCTATGACCACATGCTCACCGCGCTGTCCCGGCACTCCCTGATCGACCTTGATGTCGAGGCCTCCGGAGACACTCACATCGACGTGCACCACACCGTGGAGGACACCGCGATCGTCCTGGGCGAGGTGCTGCGGGTCGCGCTGGGAGACAAGCGCGGGATCCGCCGCTTCGGCAACGCCACCATCCCGCTCGACGAGGCGCTGGCTCAGGCCGTGGTTGATGTCTCCGGCCGGCCATACCTGGTGCATTCCGGGGAGCCCGAAGGTCAGCAGTACCACCTCATCGGGGGACACTTCACCGGGTCCATGACCCGCCACGTCTTCGAGGCGATCACCTACCACTCCGGGATCTGCCTGCACATGACGCTGCTCGGCGGTCGCGACCCGCACCACATCGTGGAGGCCCAGTTCAAGGCCTTCGCCAGGGCGCTGCGCGAGGCCGTGGAGTCTGACCCGCGCACCGATGAGATCCCCTCCACCAAGGGTGCACTGTGA
- the hisH gene encoding imidazole glycerol phosphate synthase subunit HisH: MSGKPDVVVLDYGSGNIHSAVRALERAGAQVTLTKDTESVLNASGLVVPGVGAFAAVMSALREIDGPRWIGRRIAGSRPVLGICVGHQVMFDRGVEHGIPAEGLGEWPGEVTALPEDAVVPHMGWNTVRPPEDSVLFEGLKDERFYFVHSYAVQSWDFDQSIESMNPPKVTWSHHGTDFIAAVENGPLSATQFHPEKSGDAGMQLLRNWILSL; the protein is encoded by the coding sequence GTGAGCGGCAAGCCCGACGTCGTCGTCCTGGACTACGGCTCCGGCAACATTCACTCCGCGGTCCGTGCCCTGGAGCGCGCCGGCGCGCAGGTCACCCTGACCAAGGACACCGAGTCGGTGCTCAACGCCTCCGGCCTCGTGGTCCCCGGGGTGGGCGCCTTCGCGGCGGTGATGTCGGCCCTGCGGGAGATCGACGGTCCGCGCTGGATCGGGCGCAGGATCGCCGGGTCACGCCCGGTGCTCGGCATCTGCGTGGGCCATCAGGTGATGTTCGACCGCGGGGTGGAGCACGGCATCCCCGCCGAGGGCCTGGGGGAGTGGCCCGGTGAGGTCACCGCCCTGCCTGAGGACGCCGTGGTGCCGCATATGGGGTGGAACACCGTACGACCGCCCGAGGACAGCGTGCTCTTCGAGGGGCTGAAGGACGAGCGGTTCTACTTCGTGCACTCCTACGCCGTGCAGTCCTGGGACTTCGATCAGTCCATCGAGTCGATGAACCCGCCGAAGGTGACCTGGAGCCACCACGGCACCGACTTCATCGCCGCAGTGGAGAACGGACCGCTCTCCGCCACCCAGTTCCACCCGGAGAAGTCCGGGGACGCCGGGATGCAGCTGCTGCGCAACTGGATCCTGAGCCTCTGA
- the priA gene encoding bifunctional 1-(5-phosphoribosyl)-5-((5-phosphoribosylamino)methylideneamino)imidazole-4-carboxamide isomerase/phosphoribosylanthranilate isomerase PriA — protein sequence MTEPSAPTATVPALELLPAVDVADGQAVRLVQGEAGSETGYGDPLEAALNWQQLGAEWIHLVDLDAAFGRGDNRDIMARVVKELGVKIELSGGIRDDESLDRALELGATRVNLGTAALEDPEWTARAIERHGDAIAVGLDVRGETLAARGWTREGGNIWEVLQRLEDAGCPRYVVTDVTKDGTLRGPNTELLAQVCAKTKKPVVASGGISSLEDIKALAKMVSLGVEGAIMGKALYAGKFEFPDALKVAAASA from the coding sequence ATGACTGAGCCCTCCGCGCCCACCGCCACCGTTCCCGCGCTGGAACTCCTGCCCGCCGTCGACGTCGCCGATGGTCAGGCCGTCCGCCTGGTCCAGGGCGAGGCCGGTTCGGAGACCGGCTACGGCGACCCGCTGGAAGCCGCCCTGAACTGGCAGCAGCTGGGCGCGGAGTGGATCCACCTGGTGGACCTCGACGCAGCGTTCGGCCGTGGTGACAACCGCGACATCATGGCCCGCGTGGTCAAGGAGCTCGGCGTGAAGATCGAACTCTCCGGCGGCATCCGCGACGACGAATCCCTGGACCGCGCCCTGGAACTCGGCGCCACCCGGGTCAACCTGGGCACCGCCGCGCTGGAGGACCCGGAATGGACCGCCCGCGCCATCGAACGCCACGGCGACGCGATCGCCGTGGGCCTGGACGTGCGCGGAGAGACCCTCGCCGCCCGCGGCTGGACCCGCGAGGGCGGCAACATCTGGGAGGTGCTGCAGCGCCTGGAAGACGCCGGCTGCCCGCGCTATGTGGTCACCGACGTCACCAAGGACGGCACCCTGCGCGGCCCCAACACCGAGCTGCTGGCCCAGGTCTGCGCCAAGACCAAGAAGCCCGTGGTCGCCTCCGGCGGCATCTCGTCCTTGGAGGACATCAAGGCCCTGGCGAAGATGGTCTCCCTCGGGGTGGAGGGCGCCATCATGGGCAAGGCGCTCTACGCCGGGAAGTTCGAGTTCCCGGATGCCCTGAAGGTGGCCGCAGCCTCCGCATGA
- a CDS encoding SseB family protein, protein MNQDDAASRDLPGHIAALLQRQARDEHGRPADSAGVPWEDRDLSGDGNPLHTFDGDDGLATPAVRSARERLLAGELDEAGFVNSLAGQRLFVPVLAELAEEAEPVPSGPGKQNAPAGDKQADITLISITSRDGRQTMPVFSSVQALTAWHDKARPVAAETERIMLAALAEGAELAVLDPGSELSFVLRRPAVEALAQATGWVPSYQDPELAEALGGISDLCPGVVQLQLQPGDGVGTRTAAGDAVPGGGSGPELNIGVVLVPEADDVDARLALASVQAALGEVQMLRERADSVQVKLAR, encoded by the coding sequence ATGAACCAGGACGACGCCGCCAGCAGGGATCTGCCCGGTCATATCGCCGCCCTGCTGCAGCGGCAGGCCCGGGATGAACACGGCCGACCGGCAGACTCTGCGGGCGTGCCCTGGGAGGATCGAGACCTCTCCGGAGACGGCAATCCGCTGCACACCTTCGACGGCGACGACGGCCTAGCCACCCCGGCGGTCCGTTCCGCCCGCGAGCGGCTGCTCGCCGGGGAGCTCGACGAAGCCGGGTTCGTCAACTCCCTGGCCGGACAGCGACTCTTCGTCCCGGTCCTCGCGGAGCTGGCCGAGGAGGCCGAGCCCGTCCCGAGCGGGCCCGGGAAGCAGAACGCGCCGGCGGGGGACAAGCAGGCGGATATCACCCTGATCAGCATCACCAGCCGCGACGGACGCCAGACCATGCCGGTCTTCAGCTCCGTGCAGGCGCTCACCGCCTGGCATGACAAGGCCCGGCCGGTGGCGGCGGAGACCGAGCGGATCATGCTCGCCGCCCTGGCCGAGGGGGCCGAGCTGGCGGTGCTCGACCCCGGATCCGAGCTGAGCTTCGTGCTGCGCCGCCCGGCGGTGGAAGCACTCGCGCAGGCCACCGGTTGGGTGCCCTCCTATCAGGACCCTGAGCTGGCCGAGGCGCTGGGCGGCATCTCGGACCTCTGCCCAGGGGTGGTCCAGCTGCAGCTGCAGCCCGGCGACGGCGTCGGGACCCGCACCGCGGCAGGAGACGCGGTACCCGGTGGCGGCAGCGGACCGGAGCTGAACATCGGGGTGGTGCTGGTGCCAGAAGCCGACGATGTGGATGCTCGGCTGGCGCTGGCCAGCGTGCAGGCCGCCCTAGGTGAGGTGCAGATGCTGCGTGAGCGCGCGGACTCGGTCCAGGTCAAGCTGGCGCGCTGA
- a CDS encoding MarR family winged helix-turn-helix transcriptional regulator — protein sequence MSAGPTDSTGDHPHETATAAPDEPAAASSGETAATRSEQTAARRTAGPAPETPGASPEREPRGRHDLTGSSPKARAWRSFFETSAIISDQMEKRLHSSTGLRLTDYNLMLLLAEAEGNQLRMGELAAGMVFSPSRLSYQVKSLQKRGLIDRFADTEDRRGMTAQLTEEGHRVFEQASRLHATHIKQLFHPAVDDAEAEALREICEQIKDTVATADQT from the coding sequence GTGAGCGCAGGACCCACAGACTCCACTGGTGACCACCCGCATGAGACGGCAACTGCTGCCCCCGATGAGCCCGCCGCGGCCTCCTCAGGGGAGACCGCAGCGACCCGCTCAGAGCAGACCGCAGCGCGCCGCACCGCAGGGCCGGCACCAGAGACACCGGGGGCCAGCCCTGAGCGTGAGCCGCGCGGGCGCCACGACCTCACCGGCTCCTCCCCCAAGGCACGGGCGTGGCGGTCCTTCTTCGAGACCTCAGCGATCATCAGTGACCAGATGGAGAAGCGCCTGCACTCCAGCACCGGGCTGCGACTGACCGACTACAACCTGATGCTCCTGCTCGCCGAGGCGGAGGGCAACCAGCTGCGCATGGGAGAACTCGCCGCAGGGATGGTCTTCTCTCCCTCCCGGCTGTCCTACCAGGTCAAGTCGCTGCAGAAGCGGGGGCTGATCGATCGTTTCGCCGACACCGAGGACCGGCGCGGCATGACGGCCCAGCTCACCGAGGAGGGGCACCGAGTCTTCGAGCAGGCTTCCCGGCTGCACGCCACACACATCAAGCAGCTCTTTCACCCCGCCGTGGACGACGCCGAAGCGGAGGCGCTGCGGGAGATCTGCGAGCAGATCAAAGACACGGTCGCCACCGCAGACCAGACCTGA
- a CDS encoding PepSY domain-containing protein, producing MNSRWNNSSALLSVAAVSALALTSCASDELGAEDDDAQPTATVTETVEAEPTEESTEDASETAEPTGEPTETADATETDDAATDDPSSDDSATDDSAASDEDAIYQAVDAVEQEYPDAVVLDFDTESSYYEFTILDSGSEWELDVDRESFEISNTEEDDVDSDDQRNADAVEIEFADALRTAAEEADGTPEQAELDDENGTVTWEIELDNGSEVYVDVASGEVVNPGS from the coding sequence ATGAACTCGCGTTGGAACAACTCCTCGGCTCTGCTCTCCGTCGCCGCCGTCTCCGCTCTCGCCCTGACGTCCTGCGCCAGTGACGAGCTGGGCGCCGAGGACGACGACGCGCAGCCCACCGCCACCGTGACCGAGACCGTGGAGGCCGAGCCGACCGAGGAGAGCACCGAGGACGCTTCGGAGACGGCGGAGCCCACCGGGGAGCCCACGGAGACGGCCGATGCCACCGAGACTGATGATGCGGCCACCGACGACCCCTCCAGCGATGACTCGGCCACCGACGACTCCGCCGCCTCCGATGAGGACGCGATCTACCAGGCGGTGGACGCGGTGGAGCAGGAGTACCCCGACGCCGTCGTCCTGGATTTCGACACCGAGTCCAGCTATTACGAGTTCACGATCCTCGACAGCGGCTCCGAGTGGGAGCTGGATGTGGACCGGGAGAGCTTCGAGATCAGCAACACCGAAGAAGACGACGTCGACTCCGACGATCAGCGCAATGCCGACGCAGTGGAGATCGAGTTCGCCGATGCGCTGCGCACCGCCGCCGAGGAGGCCGACGGGACCCCGGAGCAGGCCGAACTCGACGATGAGAACGGCACGGTGACCTGGGAGATCGAACTGGACAACGGCAGCGAGGTCTACGTGGACGTCGCCAGCGGGGAGGTCGTGAACCCGGGCAGCTGA
- a CDS encoding FtsK/SpoIIIE domain-containing protein encodes MSLAPLVIGIVLVLVTGMWFLLLFSALSAVVAGSTVVDGHRKRRRFRRAVRAAAAQWAHRRKALLPTPGHAVRALRAGSRPRGAFTAAGGVVVTVGEARIEVDLDCKVEPGPDLPEARVATATAMTLLGAECTVLLGPKREQLSVLRWVLAQLTHHLHPGPELLLTAGSGENTDARLTDLVDLAELRDYPRVTMASGDNLQASLQLRESRSAMDPASVLLSLTGLEPAQLRAALAAGWHVILLSAPAGTQALRTPGGWPQLPAPLDGGWQVNLTSGEIHRIEAGTARSVGTDLLPDGLSRRTLHEHLRLGLRHSARPTDDVGIPLHYATPLPFPLMTHSAQLSVRTLLGRSASEDEFLDLVADGPHILLAGTTGAGKSELLKSMLLGWVARYGPEQLNLLLFDFKGGSTFQPLVGLEHTLGLVTDLTQAQSERALEGVRSELTRREQLFLESGATDYADYRKSHPDAPLARLLVVIDEFRVFTQELPAAMDELMRLATLGRSLGLHLILATQRPQGVVTADIRANIGSIICLRLRSEDEARDLVGTPEPGRIPRQIPGRGVIQRPGEPPVGFQGVQLLDASVKLRARPEKSPASAAPGWRETTPDLVKVLDGHLLEQLRRRPHTPICPGLPETLSAPLPAEEIQFGLIDDPGHQKQHLLRLDLGEGQGTALLGEAESGGTAALQCLVRQLLALTHEVHVYLLDGDHSLEMFRRHPRVGSWVTTDHPQEAQHLVHELHRRVTRRRIALPQGQVPMILVMSGHSRWHGLDHTIGGSGFEQGLGALITEGAGFGFSALISGGRDLALGKLGSRLPRRVYLPYGVPEEIRYLWPKLRATDRLPGRGVLVGPDHPPPGLAIQLVTDILDHRQRRTPPRAAESGRASMLTVHPLPGSVELPTPGPPPGALTLGIRQFTHAHAMLQDRSWQVGLILGAAQTGKTNALRVIAAQRRCWTLDELAEATASEVSHPEIPKLLLVDDADRCTPLEHRSIEEWLSSGGKVLATAAPHFSVFSQFPWAYRARGAAANFLLSPMSRAQGDALGASVPVLTRLTPGRAAWIGVEGVQMIQWWKHQDLSGP; translated from the coding sequence ATGTCCCTTGCACCGTTGGTCATCGGAATAGTGCTCGTCCTGGTCACCGGCATGTGGTTCTTACTTCTCTTCAGCGCCCTGTCGGCGGTCGTCGCGGGAAGCACGGTCGTCGACGGACATCGGAAGCGTCGCCGATTCCGCCGCGCGGTTCGCGCCGCGGCCGCCCAATGGGCGCATCGACGCAAGGCTCTCCTGCCCACTCCTGGACACGCCGTGCGAGCGCTGCGCGCCGGGAGCCGCCCCCGCGGGGCGTTCACAGCCGCCGGCGGCGTCGTCGTCACCGTGGGCGAGGCGAGGATCGAGGTCGACCTTGACTGCAAGGTCGAGCCCGGACCGGATCTGCCCGAGGCGCGCGTCGCCACCGCAACGGCCATGACGCTCCTCGGGGCGGAATGCACGGTCTTGTTGGGACCGAAACGTGAGCAGCTCAGTGTGCTGCGCTGGGTTCTGGCTCAGCTGACGCACCATCTTCATCCCGGCCCTGAGCTGCTGCTCACCGCAGGTTCTGGGGAGAACACCGACGCTCGGCTGACTGACCTGGTGGATCTGGCGGAACTGCGCGACTACCCCCGCGTCACCATGGCCTCCGGGGACAACCTGCAGGCGTCACTGCAGCTTCGAGAGTCACGCTCGGCCATGGATCCAGCGTCGGTTCTGCTCAGTCTGACTGGGCTGGAACCGGCCCAGCTCAGGGCGGCGCTCGCCGCGGGCTGGCACGTCATCCTGCTGAGCGCCCCTGCCGGCACCCAAGCGCTGCGGACACCGGGGGGCTGGCCACAGCTGCCTGCACCGCTGGACGGCGGATGGCAGGTGAACCTCACCTCCGGAGAGATTCACCGGATCGAGGCAGGCACCGCACGCAGCGTCGGCACCGACCTGCTCCCCGACGGACTCTCGCGAAGAACCCTGCACGAGCACCTCAGGCTGGGGCTGCGGCACAGCGCGAGACCGACCGACGACGTCGGCATCCCCCTGCACTACGCCACGCCCCTGCCCTTTCCCCTCATGACGCACAGCGCCCAGCTGAGTGTGCGAACGCTGCTGGGCCGCAGCGCCTCCGAGGATGAGTTCCTCGACCTGGTGGCGGACGGGCCGCATATCCTGCTCGCCGGAACCACGGGGGCCGGGAAGTCGGAGCTCCTGAAGTCCATGCTGCTCGGCTGGGTGGCGAGATACGGCCCCGAACAGCTGAACCTCCTGCTCTTCGACTTCAAAGGTGGATCCACCTTCCAACCACTGGTGGGACTGGAACACACCTTGGGACTGGTCACGGACCTCACACAGGCCCAGTCGGAGCGTGCGCTGGAAGGCGTACGGTCCGAGCTGACGCGTCGCGAACAGCTGTTCCTGGAATCCGGTGCCACAGACTACGCCGATTACCGGAAATCGCATCCGGATGCCCCACTCGCCCGGCTCCTTGTCGTCATCGACGAGTTCCGGGTCTTCACGCAGGAACTTCCTGCCGCCATGGACGAACTGATGCGACTGGCGACCCTGGGCCGATCACTTGGCCTGCACCTGATCCTCGCCACCCAGCGTCCGCAGGGAGTCGTGACCGCAGACATCCGTGCGAACATCGGCTCCATCATCTGCCTGCGGCTGCGCAGCGAGGACGAGGCACGTGATCTGGTGGGAACCCCCGAGCCAGGACGTATCCCACGCCAGATCCCTGGGCGTGGGGTGATACAGCGCCCCGGGGAACCCCCGGTGGGGTTCCAGGGGGTGCAGCTGCTGGACGCTTCGGTGAAACTCCGGGCAAGACCCGAGAAGTCACCGGCCTCAGCCGCGCCAGGGTGGCGGGAGACCACGCCGGACCTGGTCAAGGTCTTGGACGGGCATCTGCTCGAACAGCTCCGTCGCCGACCGCACACGCCGATCTGCCCGGGACTGCCGGAGACCCTGAGTGCACCACTGCCTGCAGAAGAGATCCAGTTCGGTCTGATCGATGATCCGGGGCATCAGAAACAGCACCTGCTCCGCCTAGACCTGGGGGAAGGCCAGGGCACCGCCCTGCTGGGAGAGGCCGAATCTGGGGGCACTGCGGCTCTGCAGTGCCTGGTGCGCCAGCTCCTGGCCCTCACCCATGAGGTCCACGTCTATCTGTTGGACGGCGATCACAGCCTCGAGATGTTCCGCAGACACCCCCGGGTCGGCTCCTGGGTCACCACCGATCACCCGCAAGAGGCCCAGCACCTGGTCCATGAACTGCACCGCAGGGTCACACGCCGGCGGATCGCCCTGCCCCAGGGGCAAGTCCCGATGATCCTGGTGATGTCGGGGCATTCACGGTGGCACGGGTTGGACCACACGATCGGCGGCAGTGGGTTCGAACAAGGACTCGGAGCGCTGATCACTGAGGGCGCTGGCTTCGGATTCAGCGCCCTGATCAGCGGTGGACGTGACCTGGCGCTCGGCAAGCTGGGCTCGCGGCTCCCCCGCCGGGTCTACCTTCCCTACGGCGTGCCCGAGGAGATCCGCTACCTCTGGCCGAAGCTTCGCGCCACAGACCGTCTGCCTGGTCGCGGTGTCCTCGTCGGCCCCGATCACCCCCCGCCGGGTCTCGCAATCCAGCTCGTGACCGACATCCTCGATCACCGACAGAGGAGGACACCGCCCAGAGCTGCCGAGTCCGGGCGCGCGTCCATGCTCACGGTGCACCCCCTGCCGGGGTCGGTCGAGCTCCCGACGCCAGGCCCTCCGCCGGGCGCGCTGACGCTGGGCATTCGGCAGTTCACCCACGCACACGCGATGCTGCAGGATCGCTCATGGCAGGTCGGGCTGATCCTCGGGGCGGCGCAGACCGGGAAGACCAACGCACTGCGCGTGATCGCCGCCCAGCGGCGCTGCTGGACTCTGGATGAGCTGGCCGAGGCCACGGCCTCAGAGGTCAGCCATCCCGAGATTCCGAAGCTCCTGCTGGTCGACGATGCAGACCGCTGCACCCCGCTGGAGCACCGGAGCATCGAAGAGTGGCTCAGCTCCGGAGGCAAGGTGCTGGCCACGGCGGCACCTCACTTCAGTGTCTTCAGCCAATTTCCCTGGGCCTACCGAGCACGAGGGGCAGCGGCGAACTTCCTGCTCAGCCCGATGAGCAGGGCACAGGGAGACGCCCTCGGAGCCTCGGTTCCGGTCCTGACCCGACTGACCCCCGGACGCGCAGCCTGGATCGGGGTGGAGGGGGTTCAGATGATCCAGTGGTGGAAGCACCAGGATCTCTCGGGTCCCTGA